The Mya arenaria isolate MELC-2E11 chromosome 15, ASM2691426v1 genomic sequence TATTGTCTCGAGAAAGAAATTTCCTTTCTTCCGGTAACACTTGTAGTTCGACGTCATCCACGATGATGTCTTCATCAAGCGGTGTCAAACTGCTTTTGCACATGTGTTGAGTTACAACTGCACACATGGTGTGACTAACAACACTGCTTGTGGAACGCAAACGGTCtctgaaaaaaagaatatactTTCAACAGTCAATGAACAATTTGTGTTACAACATAAAACTTCGGGGACAGTGTGTCCTATATTTGTCTTGATttggaaaacaataaaaactcaGATATACTCAGCAAACAAGAAAGCATACAATTTAACGGCGGAGAGTGTCCACTAGCCACTGTGCTGGTGTTATGGTAAAGGCTATGCCTAGAAAGATGACAAATGTACTAAATAACTAAACATCAAACATTGTCTAGGTTAGGAATGTCAAGTCATATGTTAAGCATAGAAACCGGTTGATGGCATTTGCCAACGGCAACCCCTTGTAATGAAAGAAATTGTCTATGTTTATCATAATTGAAGACGAATGTCATTTTGACTTGAATTTCAATTGTATGCCGAACTACGAAATATGTATATCAAGCCATATTACTTTAAAAGACCGAATATGTTTAAGCTTATTGAGTTGATGACCTCTCAAAATTCTGTTGTTATTAGGAATTTGGctgtgtatgtgtataaagCGTTTGAATTACGAAACACTTTTCATTATGagaagaaaacatattttcttttcgttGTAACTACATTCTGTCTTGCGACTTAAGactttgtattaaaatatacattttgttatgtgtatactcatggacatattgtctaatatataatggaaataaacttgtaaacttgtaaaCATATCCGTTCAAATCCCGTTTATAGACAACTGCTGCTTACAAGAAAAACTCAACTGCCAACAGAAGTGCTACAGCTTCCACGGGAATATTGAGCGACGTAAGAATCATCACTATGGTAACAATAGACGAGCTGGGAACCGACGGAATTGCAAGGGATGCCACCGTCGAAAGAATGCTGAAATGAAGACAACAAAGTTCTTATAAATAACAATGGACACAAAATAGATGTGCACATGACAAGCACGTCATGATATCTGCCGTTAGGCCGTCCTTCTAGTGTGACTGTTGTTGCGACCCGACAGTCTCAGTGGAAATGTTCCGACTCGAATTTGTGTAACCTCTGGAATAAGGATAATGTCACATGTGCCTTTCATGTTTAGCGTTTAGTCACAACAGTCGCACAATACCGAACCAAATTACAAACACTGCAAACAAGCCGTTCTGAACGAATATCTTACATTTACtcttaaacaaaactaaaataatgcCATCAATTTCAACAGTGTTCTTTAgagttctttattatttatagttacCGAACAAAATGTTCCACAGACATATCGTGAAACTGCATCGAGTTACCTCATTAAGGGAAAGGCTGAATTTGGTTTAATATGAAAGACCAAAAAATAGACAATTAAACATagatgacaaaaatacaaacccCGTCGTGAAAATTATATCAAGAGAGGGGAAATTTCCTGAGAAGTTTGCAATAAATAGGCAAGAGCATGCAATGAATACTGCACTTCCGTTAGCGCTCACAGTGACGCTAAAAGGGATCACGAAGCGGGCTATCCGTTTGTCCGTAGAAAGCTTCACCTCACATGCGTACAGCATTTCCGGAATCGCCACCGCCCTGGAATAAACACCTCGTTTTAGCAGTTTTCTATGCCTTCAACAGGTTGCCAACTTCTTATATCGTATAAGTGgtgttgataaaaatgtttctaGTGTATTTGCAATTCGaatttaacacaaataaatgattGCTTATAATCATACTCCATCTTTTATAATAGTTACATGAATATCAAACAGGGACTTTTGAAAcggttttattgttttttcattgatCTTATTTAAATCTGGAAAAAGAAATTGTGTActgaacattatatttaaaagtaaagtattACGTGCTTGCGGATGCAAAAGCTATCAGCCACGGCCTTGAAATACCCATCATGTGCCCATACGGATTTCGCCGCGTCAATCCGAATAACACTAGCGGCATAACAACCAACTGTTGTATCACCAAGGCAACGGTCACTGCTGCTATAAATATGCCAAGGTCGCTAAAAATGACGGCAACGTCTGATAAACCCGCAACAGCAACTAAAATGAGGCTGAGGACACCAATGGGAGTTGTCCTGTGAAACGCAAAGACAAAGATAATAATTACAGATGTAGCAGAGAGGTTGCCAGTGTTTGTTACAATTTTATATTCGATCATATCGAAATGGTTAACCGTAATCAATTAGCAAATCGATACTAACTATTGGtattaaaataccattttattcacaattgcTGTTTCTTTATTTCTAAACTGgctaaatatattaaacaacacaaaaataaatcaaaaacaaaaatgttatcttTGTACATTCATAGcaaaacttataaataatacatgatGATTAGtctaaatgttttatgtattttaaggtaaaacaattaagtttttACAGCTCAAAATTGATTGTTGACGGCCATAATGGAGTATCGCCGATGTTAGGCGCTTCTTGACAAGTGATGGATTGTATTCGATCTTGTGTATGTAATGTAATTACGTCACTGTGTTTCTTTTCTTAATCAATTacttacaatacaaaaataGCGCCAtgttaaaggtttaaaaaactCGCTTGTTAATGATGATACAGTAAAATAAGTGGACTTAACCATAGAAACCATCTTATAATGGCAATAATTGTCTGAGTTGCGGCCTCAAAGAAGTCGATAAGTGGTTTCCCTTTGCTCTTCAATGACGCTGCTGCTATGCCCAGCAGAGTGCAGGCGAAAATCAAACCTTCCAAAAATAATGTGACCCTTTATTCCACAAGACACTTAAGattaaaacatactttcatACTTAATAGGTTAACAGTTGATTTATATTATTCCTATATTAGAGTAACATTGAGATTTAAACAAATAccgaaaaaatatttcaggtaGAACGAGTGTTCAAAATACCATCAGTATTAAATTGTCTGTAGGcatgttttacaataataagCCATCATCACACACAGGTATGTTGCACTTAAATCAACaggttgtttattataaaacagtATCTTTTCAAAAGATATTACATATCAGATTAATTTCAACATTTCAGCTAAGTTATTGGATAGAAGACAACGTCTCCAGAACGaattatagtttatattttaattatggcAGTTATCCTTACCCAGCAGGTTTGGTCCGTCGCTTTTTCCTACTTCCTTCACCAATTGTGTGTTTGTCATGTTGCTGGTAAGGTTCACCGTGGTTGTTTCTACATATGAGGTTTGCGTCTGTCGAAATGTCGCCTCAAACAAATTGTCTGGTATAATATTCCTGGAGAAGGAAATGATTCATTTcacacaacaaaaatattagCAATATAAGAAATAGCACTAACTCTGTTAGACTCAGTAAACCTTATTAAGAGGAACTGCTATGCTTTCTTTAAAATCCATTGCAATATCACATACAACTTTTGTGTGTGTGCATATTCTGTgtagtttgtttatatatgttgaataaactATGTTAAAATCAAACcttattttaccatttgtacTGTTAAGGTGAGTTAAGCCCCTTCTTTCATTATTCAATATATCTGGCTCCAATATCACGAGAATACTTAAGTCAGATCTTAATCTTCATCTCAGCTCATTGTACCATATCACATAAAAAGTTATTAcaaattttatatatgtttttaatagcGCGTTCTAtcatagaatatgttgattaaaacattcAGTCCAGATTCCAATGGAAATGTATTCAACagccaaaaaataatttaagtacaattcattttttttaacaattactcaagtatatttttttgctctatatttttttttctttgaaacattgacatttcttttatcaacacattccattaaaaagtatgttatcaaaaagtataaaaacattcaaacttttgaatcatactatgcttttatataataaaatgagttgagtctgagattgagatttgacttcagtttgttcgtgatattggggcctgatATTCAATAATGCGAATGTTGGATGCCTTGTGACCTCACACTCTTCAGTTATCATTTCAAAGGGGTTTAtatgtcaagaaaaaaatgtaaacgttataattataataattccaCTGATAAGAATTTTTCTTTCTTAAGAAATtgcgaaataaaacatttcaagtcAGATTTTAATTGGAATAAATGTAAACTACAATAACGTTGTCCATTCCGTTTTTACGGTCATATAGATAACATGCTATGAAGAAGCAGCAAGCAAAATCTATTCAAATAATTCCACAATTGAATGATGTTATTAGTCTTAATAACATTAACATGACGGTAAATGGAACTATTAGAAGAATTACGCTTACTTATGGGTCAACAACCGCAATATTATAAAATCGGAATAATGGGGTATACTTTTGATAATGTTAAGTCAAACCTTAGCAAGTCTGCAAATATGTCTGGGGTATTAATTGTGTGGCTTATACTGACAGCCTGGTTGAGAACTTGGCCACTTTTGTTACCTGAAATGAATTTTTCGGAATCACCCAATGGTGATCTTATTGCatgacaaataaaacaaaagccaGAATCCAAACAGACATGCAACTAGTAACACATATGGACACACACCGAAAGATAGTATACATagatgatatttgtttgtttctttgcaAGATTCGTTTGTTTATCATACGCCtgaaactgatataaaatggcAGTTAATTGAAGTCTTAAAGAAAAACGCGTCAAAATTTATGCGAACGTTGcttcatttcggaaatgacgtcgatATATTTTTTCGGCAGCAACCGTGTGCGCGATGAAGTTTGATTTAGTTATATATATGGGCAATAGTGGATGGGTGTATACCACTCACGAACCGTACGttagtttataatattaatagATATCTTGCTTGTCAGTAAATGATGGGTGTAAACCTTGAAAGAGTTAGTGACATAATGGGTTTATCGGGGATTTACACCGGCTTGCGAAAGCTCAACCTCACTCGTCCAGATttgtattaacaaaacattcTAAAACAAACAGCCACAAGGCAAAGGCACAGCAAGGACAGCAGgtaatataaatgcattatctgGTATATTTTGGAGGTTACTTATTGTTTGGGCAAATGCAAGCAAACCTTTGTTCTGACGGCCAAACACTGAGATTGTTGTACTTCAACTGAGTTCATGCCTTAATTAACCAAAAAACAAACCCAACCTACCAGGTTTAAACGCAAGGAAAGCCAAAACTCCGAGGACAGCACCCAGTAAGTTCGTTAGAAACACGAAAGTGAATGCAACCACGCTGATTTTACCGTTAGCACGTGGCTCCAGAGACGCTGTACCTGGAAGATGTTGGCAAATAATTTTTAAGTACTAAGTGTTGGTGACATAATAAAACTAGACTACTCTTTTACGCATCCCGGTCAACGACATATGTGTCCTTACACTAGTCTAGTAGCATACATTCAGTGTATGTTAGTATGTATTGATCGTTTAATGCTAAAACGGATCCTATGGCTATTTAATTTAGATACGGAacttaacatttgttttcaacttAATCACTGACGAGTACGTCACTGTCACCTCCAAACTTGAGTTAAGTACGCTTAAGGgtggttattttttatttagtacaTCGTGGACATGCGACAGCTCTCCAATCTAACAATTTGGTTGGTAGTGCGGCTTCAAGATATAACCGGTGCATGGTATGGCATCATCTTATAGCTCGCAATGCTCAACGCCGATGTCTCTTAGTTTCATGTTTActgtcaaaccccgttggctcgaactcgctttgctcgaattcctcgttggctcgaattcgctttgctcgaattcctcgttggcttgaactagATGTTAAGGACCGtttctttaaactgaagttaaacattcccgcttggctcgtaTTTTTCTAGGCTAgaggtattttcgctggtccctgggagttcgagccaacggggttcgactgtatttgtaCTATATTTGATATCCTTATGAAGACAGAGATCGAGGTACATTTTAACATGCTCATACAGTCCAAACTGTGTGTGGAAAGCTTTTAAATGGTGCGATGACTTCCTTAAACGCCCTTGGTTACAGAATAATGTTTACTAAATTATTTAGGTGATGAAATGGCTAACTAGAATCAAAGTGGCCTACCTGAAATAACGCTTGCAACAATCAACGGAACAATCATCATCTTCAACAGACGCAAATACAGGTGTCCAGGCAGACCTGAGTTGTAGAAATAAAAGATAATGACATAAGTAATACGTATATTACACCTCCAACATGACATTTGTCAAGGACTTGTCACGCGGTGACCTcaattttttacatatttggtcACCAAAGAATATAGTACTAacatggcgtctattttccgattcctttgaataaatgaaacatttccaataaattgatcaatgttaactgattgtcgacgtgatatatacttCGCTCCTAACCGATATGGTTTTCCGAAACTTATAATATATTAGTTTTgcgtgtataacaaacataacatgacaacagttatatgtattatacagtTGACGCGTAAAATCTtgattgaaatataatgttCGTTTGTGGTGAAGTCaagtaaaatgcattatttacttTACAGCGAAAAAGTAGTCAGTGATCGAATTTAACGGTCGCTAACTCGTAAAATGcgactaaaaataaaaatcctgGCACTCGAATATTTCCGCGACCGCGTATAAAAGCGACGAATTCGTCAAACTGTACTTTGCGCTTTAAAAACTCCTTTCCGGAAGTTTATAATAGATAATCACTTGACCGTGTATGGACGCTTGTCGCTGTGTACAAATGTTATTATCGGATATTTAAGTAAGCGCCTCGGAGAAAACTGTTATAGATAATCACGTGACCGTGTATGGACGCTTGTCGCTGTGTACAAATGTTATTATCGGATATTTAAGTAAGCGCCTCGGAGAAAACTGTTATAGATAATCACGTGACCGTGTATGGACGCTTGTCGCTGTGTACAAATGTTATTATCGGATATTTAAGTAAGCGCCTCGGAGAAAACTGTTATAGATAATCACGTGACCGTGTATGGACGCTTGTCGCTGTGTACAAATGTTATTGTCGGATATTTAAGTAAGCGCCTAGATGACAACTGTTTTCGTCTGGTTTGTAATTCGCAACTGCCAAAAATTGAGCGCaaaataaccagtttttttCACGCGAAAAAGGCCCACAGGAGGTGAAAAGGCTGATGGAGGCGCAAGGATTTAACCAAAGACCCCCAAGACCCTCTAATCTAGCGAAAAAGCCTCCATCGTCGGTACTTCGTCGGAAACCAAAAAGTGTCGGTTCGATTCTACGGCATCTGTCAGAATCGTCAAAAATGGAAAACGGAGCTGAACATCAAACTTTTGTATGAAACAAAAGAGAATGATGACAATGTTGTTGTCAAAATGTGCTGTGATGTGCTGTGATGTTTGTAATTGTAAAGAGTTGGTCAGCGATAAAACATCAACTGTAGGCACTAcagtattttagtttttatttagtAATAAACAGTTCGGACCCTGCCCATAATACTTGCTTTATTCTGCATGCTTTGGCCAGTTGTGCAAAATACATTAACATCGTAAATGTCAATGTACATAGTAATTTTCAAAAGTATCCAACTGGACGTACCAGGCACCTGGTTACTCAGTAGCCTTGAATGGCTAAAAGTGACTTTAACACTTCTCCCCACTTTATACTTTGAAAGTATAATCTTAGGTTGGGAGGAGTGTAGTCATTTACTACTAGAGATTCAAGGCTTGAGTAACCAGAAGCTTAGTTAGCCCAGCTGGGTATATGACTTTGTCTatgtacaaattaaaacaaaatgttacgGTTTATggtttattcttattttagtGCACTTGGTAAACAGATGTCCATAatgcaacaacaaaacaacttattaattTGGCAACTTACAGCAAGAAAAACGCCCTTTAAATAACaattcaaagttaaattcgatcCCTGAAAGCataattcattatttacttTACGGCAATTGTAGGCAATTATTTGCACCGTTTCACTCATAACGCCAGCTTACACACGATCGTCTGCGGGAATGTGGTATTATGTTGCGGGAGAAAGAAGAATATACTGGGCAACACCCTTGTCCGGCTTGATGACCTTCAAACTCGCACTTTCCAtggccgggaatcaaac encodes the following:
- the LOC128220748 gene encoding neutral amino acid transporter A-like isoform X3, with the translated sequence MKTCALITSVVKENALLVLTLVGVSLGIGLGFAVRETNPSDTTLMWLGLPGHLYLRLLKMMIVPLIVASVISGTASLEPRANGKISVVAFTFVFLTNLLGAVLGVLAFLAFKPGNKSGQVLNQAVSISHTINTPDIFADLLRNIIPDNLFEATFRQTQTSYVETTTVNLTSNMTNTQLVKEVGKSDGPNLLGLIFACTLLGIAAASLKSKGKPLIDFFEAATQTIIAIIRWFLWTTPIGVLSLILVAVAGLSDVAVIFSDLGIFIAAVTVALVIQQLVVMPLVLFGLTRRNPYGHMMGISRPWLIAFASASTAVAIPEMLYACEVKLSTDKRIARFVIPFSVTHSFDGGIPCNSVGSQLVYCYHSDDSYVAQYSRGSCSTSVGS
- the LOC128220748 gene encoding excitatory amino acid transporter 2-like isoform X2, which encodes MMIVPLIVASVISGTASLEPRANGKISVVAFTFVFLTNLLGAVLGVLAFLAFKPGNKSGQVLNQAVSISHTINTPDIFADLLRNIIPDNLFEATFRQTQTSYVETTTVNLTSNMTNTQLVKEVGKSDGPNLLGLIFACTLLGIAAASLKSKGKPLIDFFEAATQTIIAIIRWFLWTTPIGVLSLILVAVAGLSDVAVIFSDLGIFIAAVTVALVIQQLVVMPLVLFGLTRRNPYGHMMGISRPWLIAFASASTAVAIPEMLYACEVKLSTDKRIARFVIPFSVTVSANGSAVFIACSCLFIANFSGNFPSLDIIFTTGILSTVASLAIPSVPSSSIVTIVMILTSLNIPVEAVALLLAVEFFLDRLRSTSSVVSHTMCAVVTQHMCKSSLTPLDEDIIVDDVELQVLPEERKFLSRDNTCT
- the LOC128220748 gene encoding excitatory amino acid transporter-like isoform X1, which produces MKTCALITSVVKENALLVLTLVGVSLGIGLGFAVRETNPSDTTLMWLGLPGHLYLRLLKMMIVPLIVASVISGTASLEPRANGKISVVAFTFVFLTNLLGAVLGVLAFLAFKPGNKSGQVLNQAVSISHTINTPDIFADLLRNIIPDNLFEATFRQTQTSYVETTTVNLTSNMTNTQLVKEVGKSDGPNLLGLIFACTLLGIAAASLKSKGKPLIDFFEAATQTIIAIIRWFLWTTPIGVLSLILVAVAGLSDVAVIFSDLGIFIAAVTVALVIQQLVVMPLVLFGLTRRNPYGHMMGISRPWLIAFASASTAVAIPEMLYACEVKLSTDKRIARFVIPFSVTVSANGSAVFIACSCLFIANFSGNFPSLDIIFTTGILSTVASLAIPSVPSSSIVTIVMILTSLNIPVEAVALLLAVEFFLDRLRSTSSVVSHTMCAVVTQHMCKSSLTPLDEDIIVDDVELQVLPEERKFLSRDNTCT